One Parcubacteria group bacterium DNA window includes the following coding sequences:
- a CDS encoding methionine--tRNA ligase — translation MRSFISTSIPYVNAYPHLGHALEFVQADVLVRYRRLMGGDVFFLTGTDENALKNVQAAREAGVTVPTFVEERAEAFKRLAAKLSVATDGFIRTTEKRHFDGAQKLWQALDPNDVYKKAYSGLYCVGCEEFKLERDLVGGFCPEHPGKKLELVEEENYFFRLSRYTEELRTLIVSGKLAVVPDVRKNEALAFIDQGLEDFSISRSKERAHGWGVPVPGDENQIMFVWVDALSNYINALGYSTDDEMFSRYWREAENITHVIGKGINRFHTLYWPALLLSAKVRVPDTVFVHGYITVGGQKMSKTIGNVVDPFALLEKYGTDALRYFFVRDLPTFEDGDFTEEKFIASYNANLANGLGNLVARVMKLAETHLEAPVVLEQGIFDTAVSGEYETHMKSLQLQKAADVIWGRIRASDEYVTKERPFEKIATDSDGAKKDITHLVRELACVAHMLVPFLPDTAEKIKTAIKENKKPETLFKRV, via the coding sequence ATGCGATCATTTATCTCAACCTCCATACCGTATGTAAATGCGTACCCGCATTTGGGTCATGCGCTTGAGTTCGTGCAGGCAGACGTGCTCGTACGATATCGCCGCCTCATGGGCGGCGACGTTTTCTTTTTGACGGGCACCGATGAAAACGCGCTCAAAAATGTCCAAGCTGCCCGCGAGGCGGGGGTAACCGTTCCGACGTTTGTCGAAGAGCGCGCGGAGGCGTTTAAGCGTTTGGCTGCCAAGCTTTCTGTTGCCACCGATGGCTTTATCAGGACCACAGAAAAACGCCATTTCGATGGTGCCCAAAAACTGTGGCAGGCTCTTGACCCCAATGATGTCTACAAAAAGGCATATTCCGGGCTTTATTGCGTCGGTTGTGAGGAGTTCAAGCTAGAGCGCGACCTAGTTGGCGGTTTTTGCCCCGAACATCCTGGGAAAAAACTCGAGCTTGTTGAGGAGGAGAACTACTTTTTTCGCCTTTCCCGGTATACCGAGGAGCTTCGGACACTCATCGTTTCGGGCAAACTCGCCGTTGTTCCTGACGTAAGGAAAAATGAAGCCCTCGCTTTTATTGACCAAGGACTCGAAGATTTTAGTATTTCACGCTCAAAAGAACGCGCCCACGGATGGGGAGTCCCGGTTCCCGGTGACGAAAATCAGATTATGTTTGTATGGGTGGACGCGCTTTCAAACTATATCAATGCTCTTGGGTATTCGACTGATGACGAGATGTTCTCTCGTTATTGGAGAGAGGCAGAGAATATTACGCACGTCATCGGAAAGGGGATTAACCGCTTTCACACACTGTATTGGCCTGCACTGCTTCTCTCTGCAAAGGTTCGAGTTCCCGACACGGTGTTTGTACACGGATACATCACAGTCGGTGGACAGAAGATGTCAAAGACCATTGGCAATGTTGTCGACCCTTTTGCGCTTCTCGAAAAATATGGAACTGATGCACTCAGGTATTTCTTTGTGCGCGATCTGCCGACTTTTGAAGACGGTGATTTCACTGAAGAAAAATTTATTGCAAGCTATAATGCGAATCTTGCGAATGGGCTCGGCAATCTGGTTGCGCGCGTCATGAAGCTTGCCGAGACACATCTCGAAGCCCCAGTTGTTTTGGAGCAGGGGATTTTTGACACCGCCGTGAGCGGGGAGTACGAGACGCACATGAAAAGTCTCCAACTCCAAAAAGCGGCCGATGTCATTTGGGGACGGATCAGAGCATCAGACGAATACGTGACGAAGGAGCGGCCTTTCGAAAAGATAGCAACTGATAGCGATGGAGCAAAAAAGGATATCACTCATCTTGTCCGAGAACTTGCTTGTGTTGCGCACATGCTTGTCCCGTTTCTACCAGATACAGCAGAGAAAATAAAAACAGCAATCAAAGAAAACAAAAAACCGGAAACATTATTCAAGAGAGTTTGA
- a CDS encoding AI-2E family transporter translates to MPSTNTTITISTETIFKTILIVLLFVALYVLIDLVLVLLAAVVIASSIEPATQFLGKYRIPRVIAVLIMYATLITLLFGVLYFFLPPLVEDMSAFLAVLPEHVQRIENDLLGEDRFTNGIPGGLSLENAVNELRSSLSVVSGGFVQTISAVFGGLFSFILILVFSFYLAVQERGIENFLRLISPVRHERRIINLWERTQMKIGLWMQGQLLLGLIVGILVYLGLTIIGVKYALLLAVLAAVFELIPLFGPLLAAIPAVILGFLESVPLGLMVMGLYAIIQQFENHLIYPLVVRKVVGVSPILVIIALIVGGELAGFLGLILAVPVAAALMELTADVQRGKAEQLEREGKQTA, encoded by the coding sequence ATGCCATCTACAAATACGACCATAACCATCTCAACCGAAACAATTTTTAAAACGATTTTAATCGTTCTCCTTTTTGTCGCACTCTATGTCTTAATCGACCTCGTCCTCGTACTCTTGGCGGCGGTTGTCATCGCTTCGTCGATAGAGCCCGCAACGCAGTTCCTTGGAAAGTACAGAATCCCGCGTGTCATAGCGGTCCTCATCATGTACGCAACGCTCATCACGCTTCTCTTTGGAGTTCTCTATTTCTTTTTGCCCCCGCTTGTCGAAGATATGTCCGCATTTCTCGCTGTCCTTCCGGAACACGTCCAAAGAATTGAGAATGATCTCCTTGGAGAAGACCGCTTCACGAATGGTATTCCCGGCGGGCTCTCCCTTGAAAACGCCGTCAATGAGTTGCGTTCATCGCTCTCCGTCGTTTCGGGCGGTTTCGTGCAGACCATAAGCGCGGTGTTCGGCGGACTTTTCTCATTCATACTTATTCTTGTGTTCTCGTTTTATCTCGCCGTGCAAGAGCGGGGGATTGAAAATTTTTTGCGGCTCATTAGCCCAGTTCGTCACGAGCGGCGCATCATTAACCTCTGGGAGCGCACGCAGATGAAGATTGGTCTCTGGATGCAAGGACAACTCTTGCTCGGGCTCATTGTTGGTATTCTCGTATACTTGGGGCTCACCATCATTGGTGTTAAGTACGCACTCCTCCTCGCTGTGTTGGCGGCGGTGTTTGAACTTATTCCGCTTTTTGGTCCTCTCCTTGCGGCCATTCCCGCGGTCATTCTCGGTTTTCTCGAGAGCGTGCCGCTCGGACTTATGGTCATGGGTCTGTACGCCATTATTCAACAATTCGAAAACCACCTCATTTATCCGCTTGTCGTGAGGAAAGTTGTTGGTGTTTCACCCATCCTCGTAATCATCGCACTTATTGTGGGAGGCGAACTCGCGGGTTTCTTGGGGCTTATCCTCGCTGTGCCAGTAGCTGCCGCTCTCATGGAGCTGACCGCAGATGTCCAGAGGGGGAAGGCAGAACAGCTAGAGCGAGAGGGAAAGCAGACGGCCTAG
- a CDS encoding insulinase family protein, protein MQFTRNVLKNGLRIITVPMPPSASVTVLVLTTAGSECEVKRTSGLSHFLEHMCFKGTTNRPTPREIFEEIEGIGGRSNAFTGLEETGYYIKTEARHFKKALDIVSDIFLNPVFPNKEIERERGVIIQEIGKSEDETSDRVFDLFMSCLYGNQPAGWDILGTRATVKGLERKDFVAYREKYYTAKNTVVVVAGNVNVREVVGEVSKAFGRIPEGRVMRKPKTKVTKGKPRVHVEYKKSSQTHFVLGFHSYPVSHPRRLAADVLGAALGGGSSSRLFQRIREEMGAAYAVHAGNESYLDHGEFFAYAGIGHKGVTDVIRVTLEEIARFREETIPADELERVKNYIAGGLATGLETGSRLAEFYGREEVLGQQLLTPKEVADKVHRVTAEDIQKTAQEIFRNDRMCLAAIGPIRNTKSLEKIFRLP, encoded by the coding sequence ATGCAGTTCACCAGAAACGTCCTCAAAAACGGCCTTAGAATCATAACAGTCCCGATGCCCCCAAGCGCCTCGGTGACTGTTTTGGTGTTGACGACAGCAGGGTCGGAGTGTGAGGTAAAGCGCACGAGCGGCCTCTCGCACTTCTTGGAGCACATGTGTTTCAAAGGCACGACCAATCGTCCGACTCCTCGAGAAATTTTCGAAGAAATAGAAGGCATCGGCGGACGCTCCAACGCGTTTACGGGCCTTGAGGAGACGGGGTACTACATAAAGACAGAAGCGCGTCATTTCAAAAAGGCACTCGACATCGTGTCTGATATTTTTTTGAATCCAGTTTTTCCAAATAAGGAGATTGAGAGAGAGCGCGGTGTCATCATTCAGGAGATTGGAAAGTCGGAGGATGAAACGTCCGACCGCGTTTTCGATCTCTTCATGTCGTGTCTCTATGGTAACCAACCGGCGGGCTGGGACATACTGGGGACGCGCGCAACAGTGAAGGGTCTCGAGCGCAAAGATTTTGTCGCCTACCGGGAAAAATACTACACAGCAAAAAACACCGTCGTAGTCGTAGCTGGCAATGTAAACGTACGTGAAGTTGTGGGAGAGGTTTCCAAGGCGTTTGGGAGGATTCCCGAAGGGCGGGTAATGCGGAAACCAAAGACAAAGGTTACGAAAGGTAAACCCCGCGTTCATGTGGAGTACAAGAAATCAAGCCAGACCCACTTTGTTCTCGGGTTTCATTCATACCCAGTATCCCATCCGCGGCGTCTTGCGGCCGATGTCTTGGGAGCGGCTCTCGGCGGCGGTTCTTCTTCGCGATTGTTCCAGCGCATACGTGAAGAAATGGGGGCTGCGTACGCAGTTCATGCAGGAAACGAATCGTACCTGGACCACGGAGAGTTTTTTGCATACGCAGGCATTGGGCACAAGGGGGTGACAGATGTCATTAGAGTCACCCTCGAAGAGATTGCCCGCTTTCGGGAGGAGACAATTCCCGCCGACGAGCTTGAGCGCGTCAAGAATTACATTGCCGGTGGGCTCGCCACAGGTCTTGAGACAGGAAGTCGACTTGCCGAGTTTTATGGGCGCGAAGAAGTATTGGGGCAACAGCTCCTTACACCAAAAGAGGTTGCCGATAAGGTCCACCGTGTTACAGCAGAGGACATACAAAAGACGGCTCAAGAAATTTTTCGAAACGATCGCATGTGCCTCGCGGCTATCGGCCCGATACGAAACACCAAGAGTTTAGAGAAGATTTTTCGTCTACCATAA
- a CDS encoding glycine--tRNA ligase: MTKDSQDKLAKIVSLAKRRGFVFQGSEIYGGLAGMWDYGPLGAELVRNIKDLWWKHFVYEEENMYPLETTTIMPEAVWKASGHLEGFTDPMVSCQKCKRRFRKDHVGDVCPECDGKFGEEKKFNLLFPIAMGATEGGGDMAYLRGEIAQGMFVNFKNVLDTMRPTLPFGIAQIGKAYRNEIAPRDFLFRVREFDLMEFEYFVRESEWQQHFNRWKDRVWEWIDRVGIAREYVHELEVGEGDRAHYSKRTVDFEFDYPFGRKELYGLAYRTDYDLKKHSEASGVDLSYTDPVSGEKFIPHVIEPTFGLGRTVLAVLLSAYQEDGVGDDTRTYLKLHPAIAPVKAAIFPLLRNKPELVAKAREVFTSIKKQIPQVAWDDNGNIGKRYRRQDEIGTPWCVTIDFDTLEDDTVTVRNRDTGEQQRIKIADLYSFVQESLL, translated from the coding sequence ATGACAAAGGACTCCCAAGACAAACTTGCAAAAATTGTGTCGCTCGCGAAGCGGCGAGGTTTTGTATTTCAAGGCTCCGAGATCTATGGTGGCCTCGCAGGCATGTGGGATTACGGGCCGCTTGGAGCAGAGTTGGTACGTAATATTAAAGACTTGTGGTGGAAACACTTTGTTTATGAGGAGGAGAATATGTACCCCTTAGAAACAACTACCATTATGCCGGAAGCGGTATGGAAAGCATCGGGACACCTCGAGGGGTTTACTGATCCCATGGTCTCGTGCCAAAAGTGCAAGCGAAGATTCAGGAAAGATCATGTTGGGGATGTGTGCCCGGAGTGCGACGGGAAGTTTGGCGAGGAGAAAAAGTTTAACCTCCTTTTTCCAATCGCAATGGGGGCGACCGAGGGGGGTGGAGATATGGCGTATCTCCGCGGCGAAATAGCGCAGGGAATGTTCGTAAACTTCAAAAATGTTCTCGACACAATGCGCCCCACGCTTCCTTTTGGGATTGCGCAAATCGGTAAGGCATACCGAAACGAAATCGCACCGAGAGATTTTCTCTTTAGGGTACGGGAGTTTGATCTTATGGAATTCGAGTACTTTGTCAGAGAATCCGAATGGCAACAACATTTCAATCGATGGAAAGACAGGGTGTGGGAATGGATCGATCGCGTCGGCATTGCGCGCGAGTATGTCCACGAACTGGAGGTGGGCGAAGGAGATCGCGCGCACTACTCCAAACGCACTGTTGATTTTGAGTTTGATTATCCTTTCGGGCGAAAGGAGTTGTATGGATTGGCATATCGAACTGACTACGATCTCAAAAAGCACTCAGAGGCTTCGGGGGTTGACCTCTCATACACTGACCCCGTCTCTGGGGAGAAGTTTATTCCTCACGTTATTGAACCCACGTTCGGGCTTGGCAGAACCGTACTTGCTGTTTTACTCTCCGCGTACCAGGAGGATGGTGTGGGAGATGATACGCGAACGTATTTGAAATTGCACCCAGCCATTGCCCCCGTAAAGGCGGCGATTTTCCCGCTCCTTCGCAACAAGCCCGAGCTCGTCGCTAAAGCTCGAGAAGTATTCACCAGTATCAAAAAGCAAATTCCGCAGGTTGCCTGGGATGACAACGGGAATATCGGCAAGCGCTACAGGAGGCAAGATGAGATCGGCACGCCGTGGTGTGTCACGATTGACTTTGACACATTAGAAGATGACACGGTGACCGTTCGGAACCGTGACACAGGAGAACAACAGAGAATCAAGATAGCCGATCTCTATTCCTTTGTACAAGAGAGTCTCTTGTAA
- a CDS encoding transposase has translation MPIDTAAAERTFASDRATQFIDIISPRDYDAVAKRLRKFFANLGFVESSTQQRMRPPLARLAACENPHSIMPVSFLGDTLPLPQTGQMWLEHDLLRDPSLPGLFCMTTSYRNERDPQPGRHNLIFPMFEFETHGGIERLRYILEELLVFLGIVRHHQDVTTVDYERSADTYGVQEIGDAEEKRLCQELGPAVLLSRFPEHTSPFWNMRRGPDGKAEKIDVLMPIETIGSAERSCDPEDMWQRFHTITDGAYAQALFERFGEKETLDELRYFLSLKFFERCGGGIGITRLVQAMKQRGLL, from the coding sequence GTGCCTATTGATACGGCAGCTGCCGAGCGCACATTTGCTTCAGACAGAGCTACGCAATTCATTGACATCATTTCTCCGAGAGACTACGACGCGGTAGCCAAACGTCTCCGTAAATTTTTTGCCAACCTTGGGTTTGTTGAGTCCTCAACACAGCAACGCATGCGTCCTCCGCTCGCACGCCTCGCGGCATGTGAAAATCCGCATAGCATTATGCCCGTCTCGTTCTTGGGAGACACGTTGCCACTCCCCCAAACAGGACAGATGTGGCTTGAGCACGACCTCTTGCGGGACCCATCGCTCCCGGGACTCTTCTGCATGACAACGAGCTATAGAAACGAGCGGGATCCACAACCAGGACGGCACAATTTGATCTTCCCAATGTTTGAGTTCGAGACACATGGGGGCATTGAGCGCTTGCGGTATATCTTGGAAGAACTCTTGGTCTTTTTGGGTATTGTCCGCCATCACCAAGACGTCACGACCGTCGATTACGAGCGGTCAGCAGATACATACGGTGTTCAAGAAATCGGTGATGCGGAAGAAAAACGGCTATGCCAAGAACTCGGCCCCGCAGTTCTGCTTTCACGCTTCCCCGAACACACGTCTCCATTTTGGAACATGAGACGAGGCCCCGACGGAAAGGCGGAAAAGATTGATGTGCTCATGCCGATCGAAACGATTGGTTCGGCAGAGCGGAGCTGTGACCCAGAGGACATGTGGCAACGCTTCCATACCATTACGGACGGCGCATATGCCCAAGCACTTTTTGAAAGATTCGGTGAAAAAGAAACCCTGGATGAACTTCGGTACTTCCTCTCGCTCAAGTTTTTCGAGCGGTGCGGTGGCGGTATCGGCATAACACGGCTTGTTCAAGCCATGAAACAGCGCGGCCTGCTCTAA
- a CDS encoding MBL fold metallo-hydrolase: MFEAGKTYGRYLLLGVLLVANYFLWNAVIATDDNRILTVAFLDVGQGDSIFIEAPNGNQMLIDGGPSGQVVLRALSEVMPFYDRSIDGVIATHPDKDHIGGLSSVLERYDVSYFFEPGVEHDTGAYAGLLESVDVENAEHIFARRGMRIVLDDEVFLDILFPDRDPKSMETNDASVIAKLIYGETSFLLTGDTTKKIERYVASLDAKALDIDVLKAAHHGSKTSSDPILLGFASPAYAVISSGEGNSYGHPHKEVTDRLQQFGAEIVETAKVGTIIFESDGTNLKYKK; the protein is encoded by the coding sequence ATGTTTGAAGCGGGCAAAACGTATGGCAGGTATCTTCTCCTCGGAGTGCTTTTGGTGGCAAACTATTTTCTGTGGAATGCTGTTATTGCGACAGACGACAACAGAATACTTACCGTTGCGTTTCTTGATGTTGGTCAAGGAGACTCCATTTTTATAGAAGCGCCAAATGGGAATCAAATGCTTATAGATGGCGGACCTTCAGGGCAAGTGGTTTTGCGGGCGCTTTCGGAGGTGATGCCTTTTTATGATCGCTCGATTGATGGTGTTATCGCGACACATCCCGACAAGGACCATATTGGCGGGCTTTCGAGCGTCCTTGAACGATATGATGTGAGCTACTTCTTCGAACCCGGGGTCGAGCACGATACAGGAGCTTACGCAGGCCTTCTGGAGTCAGTGGATGTGGAAAACGCCGAACACATATTTGCACGACGTGGCATGCGTATTGTTTTAGACGATGAGGTGTTTTTGGATATTTTGTTTCCCGATCGTGATCCGAAGAGTATGGAAACGAATGACGCTTCGGTTATTGCAAAACTCATCTATGGGGAAACCTCGTTTCTTTTGACGGGAGATACGACGAAGAAAATCGAGCGCTATGTTGCTTCGCTTGATGCAAAAGCTCTCGACATCGATGTTTTGAAAGCCGCTCACCATGGTTCAAAAACTTCAAGTGACCCGATCCTCCTCGGTTTCGCATCACCCGCCTACGCAGTCATCTCCTCGGGTGAGGGGAACTCCTATGGGCACCCACACAAAGAAGTAACTGATCGCTTACAGCAGTTTGGTGCTGAGATCGTAGAAACAGCGAAGGTGGGAACGATCATCTTTGAAAGCGATGGCACAAATCTGAAGTACAAAAAATGA
- a CDS encoding superoxide dismutase, whose translation MHSYTEQQFNIPDLQGLSAKQLGEHLKLYAGYVKHVNLIREKIRELEGDKEKNAYLISELRRRFSFEFNGMRMHEYYFETFEGGPTAPIESSPLEQNLVEKYGDIEKWLEHFKTVGMTRGIGWAVLYLDPKAREPHTVWVGDHELGTLAGLPILLAMDMWEHAYMVDYAPSEKKNYIEAFFKNVNWGVVEKRFQQTQA comes from the coding sequence ATGCATTCATATACAGAACAACAATTCAATATTCCAGACCTGCAGGGGCTTTCTGCAAAACAATTGGGGGAACATTTAAAGCTCTATGCAGGATACGTAAAGCACGTGAACCTTATTCGAGAGAAGATTCGAGAACTCGAAGGAGACAAAGAAAAGAATGCATACCTCATCTCCGAACTCCGCCGTCGCTTCAGTTTCGAATTCAACGGCATGCGTATGCACGAATACTATTTTGAAACATTTGAGGGCGGTCCTACAGCGCCAATCGAATCATCACCGCTCGAACAAAACCTTGTAGAAAAATATGGGGACATTGAAAAGTGGTTGGAACATTTCAAAACTGTCGGTATGACCCGTGGCATCGGCTGGGCCGTGCTTTATCTTGATCCAAAGGCAAGAGAGCCGCACACCGTATGGGTTGGCGATCATGAGTTGGGCACACTCGCCGGACTCCCGATTTTGCTCGCAATGGATATGTGGGAACACGCCTACATGGTTGACTACGCCCCCTCGGAGAAGAAAAATTATATTGAGGCATTTTTCAAAAATGTAAATTGGGGCGTCGTCGAGAAACGATTCCAACAAACTCAAGCATAA
- a CDS encoding ATP-dependent Clp protease ATP-binding subunit produces the protein MGNGNGKSSEDKKEGEGSRGVVMKAPVQKEPKKLLLDLGKRGSLAEEFLALCHDRYIGQPRLVEFGAEALDDLESFMKSGERDEDANGVIASVLVPGPSGAGKTYIARLIAKVLTGRERGFFFIPGQNYQERHAVETLLHPPPGYIGSDNEPVLTQEKLDEPGFLHLRKKAIEALSTEDKAEHDRLQAEYQEFALKTQSLRNEVAKTRDQTRKRELLQELGELQPKIFKVIKEVEGITPHVIYDPNRFIYPSVVLGDEFEKGHDSLFKLFLGVLGDGVIVTRKDETVDFHGSIVVLTSNLCKEEIAQFVAVQSGEVVPMGFHRSVQGVSEQDDTELYRLVRDTAIKVFGPEFMGRLDELILARMLMPKEIREILESKLRAYQEHLASRFPIKLEIADEVIRFFYERSTRKRIEGARLVDKTLKQYLLRPIMKLRLTGQIKRGDHVVVELERKGKKHGRPVFYLMDYGDEKPVITVEYKRRRNHKPQGK, from the coding sequence ATGGGTAACGGAAACGGAAAGAGTAGTGAAGACAAAAAGGAGGGAGAGGGTTCGCGTGGAGTAGTCATGAAGGCTCCCGTACAAAAGGAGCCTAAGAAGCTCCTACTCGACCTCGGGAAGCGCGGCTCGCTCGCGGAAGAATTCCTTGCACTTTGCCATGATAGGTATATTGGACAGCCACGACTTGTGGAGTTTGGCGCAGAAGCTCTCGATGATCTCGAGTCATTCATGAAGTCAGGAGAACGAGACGAAGACGCGAACGGTGTCATCGCGAGCGTTCTTGTCCCCGGTCCTTCGGGTGCGGGCAAGACATATATTGCTCGACTCATTGCAAAAGTATTGACGGGCAGAGAGCGCGGTTTCTTCTTTATCCCAGGACAAAATTACCAGGAACGCCACGCCGTCGAGACATTGCTCCACCCGCCTCCGGGCTACATCGGTTCTGATAATGAACCCGTGCTGACGCAGGAAAAACTGGATGAGCCTGGGTTCCTCCACCTTCGGAAGAAAGCGATCGAAGCTCTTTCGACAGAGGACAAAGCAGAACATGATCGTCTGCAAGCGGAGTATCAAGAGTTTGCACTTAAGACCCAAAGTTTGAGGAACGAGGTGGCAAAAACTCGCGATCAAACACGGAAAAGGGAACTGCTTCAGGAGCTTGGTGAACTCCAGCCAAAAATCTTCAAGGTCATAAAAGAGGTAGAGGGCATTACTCCGCACGTTATCTACGACCCAAACAGATTCATTTATCCTTCAGTTGTTTTGGGTGATGAGTTTGAAAAAGGGCACGATTCGCTTTTCAAATTGTTCCTCGGTGTGCTGGGCGATGGCGTTATCGTCACTCGCAAAGACGAAACCGTTGATTTTCATGGTTCAATCGTCGTGCTCACCTCGAATCTGTGCAAAGAAGAAATTGCGCAGTTCGTCGCAGTGCAAAGCGGCGAAGTTGTCCCCATGGGTTTCCACCGGTCCGTCCAAGGGGTTTCAGAACAAGATGATACGGAACTGTATCGTTTGGTGCGCGACACTGCGATCAAGGTTTTTGGCCCCGAGTTTATGGGACGACTTGATGAGCTCATTCTTGCGCGCATGCTTATGCCCAAGGAAATCAGGGAAATTCTTGAATCAAAACTGCGAGCATACCAAGAGCATCTCGCAAGCAGATTCCCCATCAAACTTGAAATTGCTGATGAAGTTATCCGCTTCTTCTATGAACGGTCCACAAGAAAGCGCATTGAAGGCGCTCGTCTCGTAGACAAGACTTTGAAGCAATATCTCCTGAGGCCTATCATGAAGCTCCGATTGACTGGGCAGATCAAAAGAGGTGATCATGTCGTGGTCGAACTCGAGCGCAAAGGCAAGAAGCACGGGCGGCCAGTCTTTTATCTCATGGATTACGGTGACGAGAAACCCGTCATCACTGTCGAATATAAGCGTCGACGAAATCACAAACCCCAAGGAAAGTAA
- a CDS encoding protein phosphatase 2C domain-containing protein — MKDVSVQVIHSKGVGVINEDVPLVIGNTFAAFDGVTSLVGYKNAHGETGGRIAARLAAETFAKGEGYLRARALHANTAIRHAMEKVGVNLSAEDHKENRWGAVCAAVELHEDTFDVLTIGDSFVLGITADHWGMGELLTPYVNLDIKTLRRCKELADARVRNINQQLRPHILKVRNQANEAYGVLNGDPNVSGFIQTNTRNIRDFQSLLIFTDGFLIPHEDPDAEEEWDLMVRLYKEGGLKAVLSEIRAREQTDPNCWHFPRVKVGDDATAIAIDFLP; from the coding sequence ATGAAAGACGTTTCGGTGCAGGTCATTCACAGCAAGGGTGTTGGGGTCATTAACGAAGATGTTCCCCTTGTCATCGGAAATACTTTTGCGGCCTTTGATGGCGTTACCAGTTTGGTTGGCTACAAGAACGCGCACGGGGAAACGGGCGGGAGAATAGCCGCACGCCTTGCGGCAGAGACATTTGCAAAAGGGGAAGGGTATCTTCGCGCACGAGCGTTGCACGCCAATACCGCGATTCGACATGCTATGGAAAAGGTCGGGGTCAATCTCTCTGCAGAAGACCACAAAGAAAACCGCTGGGGTGCAGTATGCGCAGCTGTTGAACTGCACGAAGACACATTTGATGTTCTGACCATCGGTGACTCTTTTGTTCTCGGCATCACCGCCGATCATTGGGGTATGGGAGAACTCTTGACGCCCTATGTTAATCTCGATATCAAAACACTGAGACGCTGCAAAGAATTGGCGGACGCGCGCGTTAGGAACATTAATCAGCAATTGCGCCCGCACATTCTCAAGGTTCGGAATCAAGCGAACGAAGCATATGGTGTTTTGAATGGCGACCCGAATGTTTCGGGTTTCATCCAAACCAACACCCGTAACATACGCGACTTCCAATCGCTTCTCATCTTTACCGACGGATTCTTAATCCCACATGAAGATCCCGATGCGGAGGAAGAGTGGGACTTGATGGTGAGGTTGTACAAAGAAGGTGGCCTTAAGGCGGTACTTTCGGAAATCCGGGCTCGAGAACAGACCGACCCGAATTGCTGGCACTTTCCACGCGTGAAAGTGGGCGATGACGCAACGGCCATCGCAATCGACTTCCTGCCGTAA